One genomic window of Bdellovibrionota bacterium includes the following:
- a CDS encoding CDP-alcohol phosphatidyltransferase family protein: protein MGLPQTKPMDESTAKLDKESLIFRSDIKSWWVLRVMRPLEILCVRNRISPNSITIAGLVVCVLCGVLFATGHILTAGWLVLLGGSLDVLDGRVARATGRVTHQGAFFDSVLDRYQDFFLFAGLAYFYRASWVLPLVLLALGGSMVVPYAKSRAEAFGVSLEHVGAMQRPERVFVIGFGSMVSSVLQVSLMPFYGKGNPPAQHLLIFGIALLAVSTNLTAVKRIRFTLQQLRNKKESQ from the coding sequence ATGGGTCTGCCGCAGACAAAGCCCATGGATGAATCCACCGCCAAATTGGACAAAGAATCGCTGATCTTCCGTTCGGATATCAAATCGTGGTGGGTGCTTCGAGTCATGCGCCCGCTCGAGATTCTTTGCGTTCGAAACCGAATTTCTCCCAACTCGATTACGATCGCCGGCCTGGTGGTCTGTGTGTTGTGCGGAGTACTTTTCGCGACCGGCCACATTCTTACAGCGGGCTGGCTGGTGCTCTTGGGCGGAAGCCTGGACGTTTTGGACGGCCGCGTCGCCCGAGCGACGGGGCGAGTGACCCATCAAGGAGCCTTCTTCGACTCCGTGCTGGACCGTTATCAGGATTTTTTTCTTTTCGCGGGCCTGGCGTACTTTTATCGTGCTTCATGGGTCTTGCCCCTCGTTCTCCTGGCGCTGGGAGGGTCGATGGTCGTGCCTTACGCAAAGTCGAGGGCGGAAGCCTTCGGCGTGAGCCTCGAGCACGTCGGCGCCATGCAACGGCCGGAGCGGGTATTTGTCATCGGCTTCGGATCGATGGTGAGTTCCGTTCTGCAGGTTTCCCTCATGCCCTTCTACGGAAAAGGAAATCCGCCCGCGCAGCATCTGTTGATCTTCGGAATCGCGCTGCTCGCAGTTTCAACCAATCTTACGGCGGTCAAGCGAATCCGGTTCACGTTGCAACAATTACGGAACAAAAAGGAGTCACAATGA
- a CDS encoding TolC family protein encodes MVRYSMSSIFRIWVVTAGMLPIMAGAAEPVSEVTPQPTPTPAPEVFDLPTTIHRALAISPAIESAQSFQEYAEARLAEVKGAYILPETRVRVLGGVVPDIPPGSGPPSFPVVDGGISDLGPFIQVRIEAIQPLFTFGKLSSLKSAAQSGVEARKAGVLSVRNEVVYRVKTVYHALSYLFSLQQFLEELSQRAAKARELVEDKLLHHSPDTTDIDLMRLDVFQAETDRRLIELNSAVKLGLASLAVLIEAPRDKPIDIQDHDLRFREFEIQPEIQYMERAKSARPELRQLTELVAARRALIKVQEADYFPMFYLGGFYKFAEAPGRQEIDNPYLSDDFNINVGGGGLGLEQKLSFHMTTARRDQAKAEYQQALADQRQALQGIELEIKRAISNAVARRDSVKIALKGFKAGRSWVTATTLNFGVGFVPAKDLLEAFVAYSKVKVSFFDTIHEYDSAVAELSRAVGEEVTDLRY; translated from the coding sequence ATGGTTCGGTATTCCATGAGTTCGATCTTTCGTATTTGGGTCGTCACCGCCGGCATGCTGCCTATAATGGCGGGGGCAGCCGAACCCGTTTCTGAGGTGACCCCTCAACCGACACCGACACCGGCGCCCGAAGTCTTCGATTTACCCACTACGATCCACCGAGCCCTGGCCATATCGCCCGCTATCGAATCGGCTCAGTCGTTTCAGGAATACGCTGAAGCTCGTCTCGCCGAAGTGAAGGGGGCCTATATCCTTCCGGAGACGCGCGTGCGTGTTTTGGGAGGGGTCGTGCCCGACATCCCTCCCGGATCGGGTCCGCCGAGTTTTCCGGTGGTCGACGGCGGTATTTCAGATTTGGGGCCTTTCATTCAGGTGCGGATCGAAGCTATTCAGCCGCTGTTTACGTTCGGAAAGCTTTCGAGTCTGAAGAGCGCGGCGCAAAGCGGAGTGGAGGCTCGAAAGGCGGGCGTCCTCTCGGTTCGAAATGAAGTCGTTTACCGCGTCAAGACGGTCTATCACGCGTTGTCGTATTTGTTCTCGCTCCAACAGTTTCTTGAAGAGCTGAGTCAACGGGCGGCGAAAGCCCGGGAGTTGGTCGAGGACAAACTCCTTCACCACAGCCCCGATACCACCGATATTGATCTCATGCGTCTGGATGTGTTTCAGGCGGAGACCGACCGGCGCCTGATCGAATTGAACAGCGCCGTCAAGCTCGGGTTGGCCTCCTTGGCGGTGCTCATTGAAGCTCCGCGGGACAAACCGATCGATATTCAGGATCACGATCTCCGATTCCGGGAGTTCGAGATTCAGCCTGAAATTCAATACATGGAACGGGCCAAATCGGCCCGCCCCGAATTGCGCCAGCTCACGGAACTGGTGGCCGCGAGACGGGCTTTGATTAAGGTTCAAGAGGCCGATTATTTCCCCATGTTTTACCTCGGCGGTTTTTATAAGTTCGCCGAGGCTCCCGGCCGGCAAGAGATCGATAACCCATATCTATCCGACGACTTCAATATCAACGTGGGCGGGGGAGGCCTCGGACTGGAGCAAAAGCTGAGTTTTCATATGACGACCGCGCGGCGCGACCAGGCGAAGGCGGAGTACCAGCAGGCGTTGGCCGATCAGCGTCAGGCATTGCAAGGGATTGAGCTGGAAATCAAACGAGCCATTTCGAACGCCGTGGCCCGGCGGGACAGCGTAAAGATCGCCCTCAAGGGATTCAAGGCGGGCCGAAGCTGGGTGACGGCCACGACGCTGAATTTCGGCGTCGGTTTCGTCCCCGCAAAGGACCTGCTCGAAGCGTTTGTCGCCTATTCGAAAGTGAAAGTATCTTTTTTCGACACGATTCACGAGTACGACTCCGCTGTCGCCGAGCTTTCCCGCGCGGTAGGGGAAGAAGTCACGGATTTGAGGTATTGA